A genome region from Arthrobacter agilis includes the following:
- a CDS encoding LuxR C-terminal-related transcriptional regulator codes for MTLREDGSVPLVGIERILGAIVHTLSHPDLHGALVIGETGMGKSAIARRLVPIIDGQHKRCFVIRATANLADVPYGSLGAYLSDASPQALRSSLSALRTLVAYLREASQGRDAVVIIDDAQYLDDDSSHILTQLVVSRTIKVVLFSNGIPPRSGELFSLYTDGFISRVDLAGLSDADAGRFCETVLGGPVTRGAEAYFARQSAGNPLMLRALLDHASATGELVLRDGVWCLTGRFHPPGPPLLDLAKTLLQGLSEQERTAYEAVSLSGGLTSARLARLVEDAVAQQLLRRGLLRSPGSPTGLLRVAHPMMTRVMRALVPAGRSAGLRRQVFDDDVTLPALQDGRIEYLNWALDANVPVPATVLLEAARAAAHVSRPESALRFAGAAKAEGGEAASAVEEARVRVTLGEYAVAVAMLDQVLAGPARPGILADAATLKGLACVRRGDDPDTLHRIAEACAARLEAAVQPGHDNRPTAAEETGSAPEDLTLLHLLGWVLEGQFATARTELQTLEHALSSAGVPPAAHVPVLVLALRGMIDGALGLSDTGHAELRAALEDVDRSQGRLEHLRAPIVAQYVSVLMGSGDFTTATDALDEYRRQPLVDLSYLSGALPVLQAVLEVRRGKFRAALRILIPALVSLRQADAEMLLPYALGVAAWCAHSLGEKDAADAFELEFTQVSSTGSRPMLLVARAYLAAANSGSSEGGHDLDALRDLAETAGAAPFPATEKDTLELLVSLGDTERAWRLAELADRFEGAEAQVLSQYAHALTAADPDALLLAADKAESIQKVPLAADASARAMRLYADKGDVRARRLALRSMRRRQSLLEGVLPHEEGDTRSSHELTSREREIAKLAAEGATNRAIARILVLSTRTVEGHLYRIYGKLGITTREELTAEFSGEQEQR; via the coding sequence GTGACACTCCGGGAGGACGGTTCCGTTCCCCTCGTCGGGATCGAGCGCATCCTGGGTGCGATCGTCCACACGCTGTCCCACCCCGATCTGCACGGGGCGCTCGTCATCGGCGAGACCGGCATGGGCAAGAGCGCCATCGCGCGGCGGCTCGTCCCGATCATCGACGGCCAGCACAAGCGTTGCTTCGTCATCCGCGCGACGGCGAACCTCGCCGACGTGCCGTACGGGTCACTGGGCGCCTACCTCTCGGACGCCTCGCCCCAGGCGCTGCGCTCCTCCCTGTCCGCCCTCCGCACGCTCGTCGCCTACCTCCGGGAAGCGTCGCAGGGCCGCGACGCGGTGGTGATCATCGACGACGCCCAGTACCTCGACGACGACAGCAGCCACATCCTCACCCAGCTCGTGGTCTCGCGCACCATCAAGGTGGTGCTCTTCTCCAACGGCATCCCGCCGCGCTCCGGTGAGCTGTTCTCCCTGTACACGGACGGCTTCATCAGCCGGGTGGACCTCGCCGGTCTCTCCGACGCCGACGCCGGACGGTTCTGCGAAACCGTGCTCGGTGGCCCGGTCACGCGGGGGGCGGAGGCCTACTTCGCCCGCCAGAGCGCCGGGAACCCGCTGATGCTGCGTGCCCTGCTCGATCACGCCTCGGCCACGGGGGAGCTGGTGCTCCGCGACGGCGTGTGGTGCCTCACGGGCCGCTTCCATCCTCCCGGCCCGCCGTTGCTGGACCTGGCGAAGACACTCCTTCAGGGACTCAGCGAGCAGGAACGGACGGCGTACGAGGCCGTGTCCCTCAGCGGAGGGCTCACCTCGGCGCGGCTGGCGCGGCTCGTGGAGGACGCCGTGGCGCAGCAGCTGCTGCGGCGCGGACTCCTGCGCAGTCCAGGATCACCCACCGGGCTGCTCAGGGTGGCGCATCCCATGATGACGCGCGTCATGCGGGCCCTGGTGCCCGCCGGGCGCAGTGCCGGGCTGCGCCGGCAGGTGTTCGACGACGACGTCACGCTGCCTGCCCTGCAGGACGGGCGGATCGAGTACCTGAACTGGGCCCTCGACGCCAACGTGCCGGTCCCGGCCACCGTCCTCCTGGAAGCCGCCCGCGCCGCCGCCCACGTCTCCCGCCCGGAGTCCGCCCTGCGGTTCGCGGGTGCGGCGAAGGCCGAGGGCGGGGAGGCCGCATCGGCCGTCGAGGAAGCCCGCGTGCGGGTGACCCTGGGGGAGTACGCGGTGGCCGTCGCCATGCTCGACCAGGTCCTGGCCGGTCCGGCACGGCCCGGCATCCTCGCCGACGCCGCCACGCTCAAGGGTTTGGCCTGCGTACGGCGGGGCGATGACCCGGACACCCTCCACCGCATCGCGGAGGCCTGCGCGGCCCGGCTCGAGGCCGCCGTGCAGCCGGGGCACGACAACCGTCCGACGGCCGCGGAGGAGACGGGGTCCGCTCCGGAGGATCTGACCCTGCTCCACCTGCTCGGCTGGGTCCTCGAGGGGCAGTTCGCCACGGCCCGTACAGAACTGCAGACCCTCGAACACGCCCTGTCCTCCGCGGGGGTTCCACCGGCCGCGCACGTGCCCGTCCTGGTGCTGGCGCTGCGCGGCATGATCGATGGCGCCCTCGGCCTCAGCGATACGGGGCACGCGGAGTTGCGGGCGGCGCTCGAGGACGTGGACCGGTCGCAGGGGCGGCTGGAGCACCTCCGCGCTCCCATCGTGGCCCAGTACGTCAGCGTCCTCATGGGCTCGGGGGACTTCACCACGGCCACGGATGCGCTCGACGAGTACCGCCGTCAGCCCCTGGTGGACCTGAGCTACCTCAGCGGCGCACTCCCCGTGCTGCAGGCCGTCCTGGAGGTGCGCCGCGGCAAGTTCCGTGCGGCGCTGCGCATCCTCATCCCGGCGCTCGTCTCGCTGCGGCAGGCGGACGCCGAGATGCTGCTGCCGTACGCGCTCGGCGTCGCGGCCTGGTGTGCGCATTCGCTGGGGGAGAAGGACGCCGCGGACGCCTTCGAGCTGGAGTTCACGCAGGTATCTAGTACCGGCAGCCGTCCCATGCTGCTCGTGGCCCGCGCATACTTGGCAGCGGCCAACTCCGGCAGCTCCGAGGGGGGCCACGACCTCGACGCGCTCCGCGACCTGGCCGAGACCGCCGGGGCGGCGCCGTTCCCAGCCACCGAGAAGGACACCCTCGAACTGCTGGTGTCCCTCGGGGACACGGAACGGGCGTGGCGCCTCGCCGAACTCGCCGACCGGTTTGAGGGGGCGGAGGCGCAGGTCCTCTCGCAGTACGCCCACGCACTGACCGCTGCGGACCCCGACGCACTGCTGCTCGCCGCCGACAAGGCGGAGAGTATCCAGAAGGTCCCGCTCGCGGCGGACGCCTCGGCCCGGGCCATGCGCCTGTACGCGGACAAGGGGGATGTGAGGGCCCGGCGCCTCGCCCTGCGGTCCATGCGCCGGCGGCAGTCACTGCTGGAGGGCGTACTGCCGCACGAAGAGGGTGACACACGCAGTTCGCACGAACTGACGTCGAGGGAGCGCGAGATCGCGAAGCTCGCCGCGGAGGGCGCCACGAACCGTGCCATCGCGAGGATCCTGGTCCTGTCCACGCGCACGGTCGAGGGGCACCTGTATCGCATCTACGGGAAGCTCGGCATCACCACGCGCGAGGAGCTCACCGCCGAGTTCTCGGGGGAGCAGGAGCAGCGGTGA
- a CDS encoding LPXTG cell wall anchor domain-containing protein — protein MNKTASVLALAGTIALLGAGAAQAAPITNYTTAPVGTVSDPAAAPGETVVFSGPAGYFTPGELLNITVDRTAGTPAAAGFGAGGAASARGGLIVLNAIVLTDTTKADANGGFSYSVKLTEEGTYTLSAAAADGTPAAPITATVVVDTANAAGGTVAGGTTGGTTSASNGLANTGIDSAMLLWGAAGIGALGLGAGSIVVARRRSAEA, from the coding sequence ATGAACAAAACCGCCTCCGTCCTGGCCCTCGCCGGAACCATCGCGCTTCTCGGAGCAGGTGCGGCGCAGGCCGCTCCCATCACCAACTACACGACCGCCCCCGTCGGCACGGTCAGCGATCCCGCAGCCGCTCCGGGCGAGACCGTCGTGTTCAGTGGCCCTGCCGGCTACTTCACCCCTGGTGAACTGCTCAACATCACCGTCGATCGCACCGCCGGCACGCCGGCCGCTGCAGGCTTCGGCGCCGGTGGAGCTGCTTCGGCTCGCGGCGGCCTGATCGTCCTCAACGCGATCGTCCTCACGGACACCACCAAGGCCGATGCCAACGGCGGCTTCTCCTACTCGGTGAAGCTCACGGAAGAGGGCACCTACACGCTGAGCGCCGCTGCAGCTGACGGCACCCCTGCCGCTCCGATCACGGCAACCGTCGTCGTCGACACCGCCAACGCAGCCGGCGGAACCGTCGCCGGTGGCACCACCGGCGGCACGACCTCCGCGTCGAACGGCCTCGCCAACACCGGTATCGATTCCGCGATGCTCCTCTGGGGCGCTGCAGGCATCGGTGCACTCGGCCTGGGTGCCGGCAGCATCGTTGTTGCTCGCCGCCGCTCCGCCGAGGCGTAA
- a CDS encoding DUF4012 domain-containing protein, with protein sequence MPLIISVVLLVLLAATGGWLAHRAQQIRSNLASSMSLLPDLQAAVVARDTDRASAVTDELTEHTTAARSAGTDPLWKAAGLLPFFGQNFSAVSEVTISADDVVTRAVAPMVDKFAALNWNALTPLDGRIDTAPLAGIAPTLSAAATTVDLSYGRLEDIDRSELLPQIAGPLKEAVEALDEARGPINGASQTAELLPPMLGAEGTRNYLVLVQNSAEVRATGGIPGALAVLTVEDGRISLTDQGSATELGRFSPPLEVDPEQEGIYSSRMASFMQSVNLTPDFPTAASTAQQMWQDRHPGSQIDGVIALDPVVLANILFATGPVELGSFGDPAIDSLLAETELPTALDSTNVVPTLLSDVYAQIEEPVLQDAYFAAVAGKVFGALTDVQGDGKQLIDALVTSAGQGRLYVWSASSEEQDLLAQTDLGGAALGPAAGGAAFGVYFNDGTGAKMDYYVRRTVQLVKSCPGDGYSLYTVKVTLTNTAPADAATSLPEYVTGGGAFGVDPGRVRTNTVGYGPAQAVLQRARVDGAEVPVGSFAHGNRPVGILTTELGPGETATLEMDFSKVVQETEPVLDVTPTVQDPADVLLPTEGLQSCG encoded by the coding sequence TTGCCGCTGATAATCTCCGTTGTATTGCTGGTGTTGCTCGCGGCGACCGGTGGTTGGCTGGCGCACCGAGCACAGCAAATTCGCAGCAATCTCGCGAGCAGCATGTCTCTGCTGCCTGATTTACAGGCAGCCGTCGTCGCTCGTGACACCGACCGGGCCAGCGCGGTTACCGATGAGTTGACAGAGCACACTACCGCGGCTCGTTCTGCCGGCACTGACCCATTGTGGAAAGCTGCCGGACTGTTGCCTTTCTTTGGGCAAAATTTTAGCGCCGTCTCCGAGGTGACAATCTCCGCCGACGACGTCGTCACTCGAGCGGTTGCGCCCATGGTCGACAAGTTTGCCGCCTTGAACTGGAACGCGCTCACACCTCTAGACGGGCGCATCGACACCGCCCCGCTGGCGGGCATTGCCCCAACTCTGTCCGCTGCGGCCACCACAGTGGACCTGTCCTACGGCCGGCTCGAGGACATTGACCGCTCGGAGTTGCTGCCGCAGATCGCTGGTCCGCTGAAGGAGGCCGTTGAGGCCCTCGACGAAGCGCGGGGGCCTATAAATGGCGCGTCCCAGACCGCAGAACTACTTCCGCCCATGCTGGGTGCCGAGGGGACCCGCAATTACCTGGTGCTGGTGCAGAACAGTGCCGAAGTCAGGGCGACGGGCGGAATTCCCGGAGCCTTGGCTGTGCTCACGGTTGAGGATGGACGCATCTCGCTCACCGACCAGGGCAGTGCAACGGAGCTAGGGAGGTTTAGCCCGCCACTTGAGGTGGACCCGGAGCAGGAGGGAATCTACTCCTCCCGCATGGCCTCCTTCATGCAGAGCGTCAACCTCACCCCCGACTTTCCCACCGCCGCCTCGACTGCGCAGCAGATGTGGCAGGATCGCCACCCGGGATCACAGATTGATGGAGTGATCGCCCTCGATCCGGTGGTGCTGGCCAATATCCTCTTTGCCACTGGGCCTGTGGAGCTGGGCAGCTTCGGTGATCCCGCCATTGACTCCCTACTCGCGGAGACGGAACTGCCGACAGCGCTCGATTCCACCAATGTGGTGCCCACTCTCCTTTCCGACGTGTATGCGCAGATCGAGGAACCTGTCCTGCAGGACGCCTACTTCGCAGCGGTAGCCGGCAAGGTTTTCGGTGCGCTGACCGACGTACAGGGAGATGGCAAGCAGCTTATCGACGCCCTGGTGACCAGTGCTGGGCAAGGCCGCTTGTACGTATGGTCAGCATCATCGGAAGAGCAGGACCTCCTCGCCCAGACCGACCTTGGCGGCGCTGCGCTCGGGCCCGCGGCTGGTGGCGCGGCCTTCGGCGTGTATTTCAACGACGGCACGGGCGCGAAGATGGACTACTACGTGCGGCGCACTGTGCAGCTGGTGAAGAGCTGCCCGGGTGATGGGTACTCCCTGTATACGGTCAAAGTGACCCTGACCAATACCGCGCCCGCGGACGCGGCGACCAGCCTGCCTGAGTATGTGACAGGTGGCGGCGCCTTCGGTGTCGACCCGGGACGGGTGAGAACCAACACCGTTGGTTATGGGCCCGCCCAGGCGGTTCTGCAGCGTGCGCGGGTCGATGGTGCGGAGGTCCCCGTCGGATCCTTCGCGCACGGCAACCGGCCGGTGGGTATCCTCACGACGGAACTCGGCCCGGGCGAAACGGCGACCCTGGAAATGGACTTCTCCAAGGTGGTGCAGGAGACCGAGCCCGTGCTCGACGTGACTCCCACGGTGCAGGACCCGGCCGATGTACTCCTGCCGACGGAGGGCCTGCAGTCCTGCGGCTAG
- a CDS encoding sugar transferase, whose translation MVDAAVVLWATVGALILRFGVPETERLSASEQPYVVLSLILAAGWWAMLSLRGSREATVLGHGTEEYKRVVSASLILFGLVAIVSYALQLDTARGYVGVALPAGLIMLLLSRAIVRRFLHIEREHGRSSLRVLVVGSSSGVQHLADSLRAQPMAGYIPVGAYLPGVELGASTTEHLDLRVIGRAVEADAIISDIKAFGPDAVALSSSMQLAPETIRALGWALADLNIRLIMAPALTDVAGPRIHTRPVAGLPLIHVSTPNLEKGQRFVKRTTDIIGAALLIVAASPLLTGIALLVRLDSPGPILFRQERVGTAGERFRMFKFRSMVVDAEAKLERLRESHEGNEVLFKLRNDPRVTRVGRVLRKFSLDELPQLFNVVGGSMSLVGPRPPLAAEVERYDIRAHRRLLVRPGMTGLWQVSGRSLLSWDETVRLDLYYVENWSFLGDLTILLRTFKAVISRHGAF comes from the coding sequence GTGGTTGACGCTGCCGTAGTTCTATGGGCTACCGTTGGTGCGCTAATCCTTCGGTTCGGGGTCCCCGAGACGGAGCGGTTGAGCGCGAGCGAGCAGCCTTACGTGGTGCTGTCGCTGATCCTCGCAGCGGGCTGGTGGGCGATGCTCTCCCTCAGGGGCAGTCGGGAAGCCACAGTGCTAGGACACGGCACTGAGGAGTACAAGAGAGTGGTCAGCGCCTCGCTAATACTCTTTGGCCTCGTCGCTATCGTCAGCTACGCGTTGCAACTCGACACGGCCCGTGGCTACGTAGGAGTCGCTCTTCCAGCGGGCCTCATCATGCTGCTGCTGTCGCGCGCTATCGTGCGCCGCTTCCTACATATTGAGCGCGAACACGGTCGAAGCTCCCTTCGCGTGCTGGTGGTCGGCAGTTCAAGCGGCGTACAGCATCTCGCCGATTCTCTGCGTGCGCAGCCAATGGCGGGCTACATTCCGGTGGGCGCGTACCTCCCTGGTGTCGAGCTAGGCGCGAGCACAACTGAACACCTCGATCTGCGTGTCATCGGGAGAGCTGTTGAAGCTGACGCCATCATCTCCGATATCAAGGCATTTGGTCCCGACGCGGTAGCGCTATCGAGCAGTATGCAACTCGCACCCGAAACCATTCGAGCTCTTGGCTGGGCACTCGCCGACCTGAACATCCGCCTTATCATGGCGCCCGCCCTGACCGACGTCGCCGGTCCTCGCATCCATACCCGTCCCGTTGCTGGTCTCCCGCTGATCCACGTTTCAACCCCCAATCTCGAAAAAGGGCAGCGCTTTGTCAAGAGGACCACCGACATCATCGGTGCCGCACTTCTGATCGTCGCGGCGTCCCCGCTACTGACTGGGATTGCACTACTCGTGCGACTCGATTCGCCGGGTCCTATCCTGTTCCGTCAGGAACGGGTAGGCACCGCGGGCGAACGTTTCCGGATGTTTAAGTTCCGGTCGATGGTGGTGGACGCAGAGGCGAAATTGGAGCGACTTCGAGAAAGCCACGAAGGCAACGAGGTGCTGTTCAAGCTCAGGAACGACCCAAGGGTCACGCGGGTAGGCCGGGTTTTGCGGAAATTCAGTCTCGATGAACTGCCGCAGCTGTTCAACGTCGTTGGGGGATCCATGTCCCTGGTAGGCCCGCGTCCTCCCCTGGCAGCCGAGGTGGAACGCTACGACATCCGCGCCCACCGCCGGCTCCTGGTCCGCCCCGGTATGACCGGTCTGTGGCAGGTCAGCGGACGGTCCCTGCTTTCCTGGGACGAAACGGTCCGACTCGATCTCTACTACGTAGAGAACTGGTCCTTCCTTGGCGATCTGACCATATTGCTGCGTACGTTCAAAGCCGTAATCAGCCGTCACGGTGCCTTCTAA